The proteins below are encoded in one region of Clostridium estertheticum:
- a CDS encoding bifunctional folylpolyglutamate synthase/dihydrofolate synthase, with translation MNYDEARSYITNTAKFGSKLGLDRTEKLLELLGNPHKKLKCIHIAGTNGKGSTSAMVSSILVEAGYKVGSYISPFIEEFEERIQINNKNISKDDLSDIITEVSKAVEKVVELGYINPTEFEIITCAGFLYFYKNNIDFAVIEVGLGGRLDSTNVITPILSIITSISLDHTLILGDTLEKITYEKAGIIKSGIPVVVYPQKKQSYDVIEKTCGEKKCQLIKVLRDSAVYLGKENLNQVIITLMEGQVPYKHNAITQKIEIKTLNNDYIIDLALLGKHQLLNCSVAVHAIEALVGQGVIISKDNIIAGLMNVVWPARLEVMNRRPLVVIDGAHNIDGIKNLTESIDMYFNYNKIILILGILADKQVEEMIQTIVPKVYRVITVTPHSERAELSEELKFQVEKYTSKCESIEDYELAYKKALSYCEDDDLLLVSGSLYMVGDMRKIIRNVHIQ, from the coding sequence ATGAACTATGATGAGGCTAGATCTTATATAACAAATACAGCTAAGTTTGGCAGCAAACTTGGGCTTGATAGAACTGAAAAATTATTAGAACTTTTAGGAAATCCACATAAAAAATTAAAGTGTATACATATTGCAGGGACTAATGGGAAAGGTTCAACTTCGGCAATGGTGAGTAGTATTCTTGTGGAAGCTGGATATAAGGTAGGTTCATATATTTCACCATTTATTGAGGAGTTTGAAGAACGGATACAAATAAACAATAAAAACATTTCTAAAGATGATTTAAGTGATATTATAACAGAGGTTTCTAAAGCTGTAGAAAAGGTAGTGGAACTTGGATACATTAATCCAACAGAATTTGAAATTATAACTTGTGCTGGATTTTTATATTTTTATAAAAACAATATAGATTTTGCGGTTATAGAAGTAGGGCTTGGAGGAAGGCTTGATTCAACAAATGTAATTACACCTATTTTAAGCATTATAACATCCATAAGTCTTGATCATACTTTAATACTCGGAGATACTTTGGAAAAGATAACTTATGAAAAGGCAGGCATCATAAAGAGTGGAATCCCTGTAGTTGTGTATCCACAGAAAAAACAAAGTTACGATGTAATAGAAAAAACATGTGGAGAAAAAAAATGTCAATTAATAAAAGTACTTAGGGATTCAGCTGTATATTTAGGCAAAGAGAATTTAAATCAGGTTATTATTACATTAATGGAAGGACAAGTGCCTTATAAACATAATGCGATAACTCAGAAAATAGAAATTAAAACTTTAAATAATGATTATATTATTGATTTAGCACTTTTAGGTAAGCATCAATTACTAAACTGCTCGGTAGCAGTACATGCTATAGAGGCTCTTGTGGGCCAAGGCGTCATTATTAGTAAAGATAACATAATAGCTGGACTTATGAACGTAGTGTGGCCAGCGAGGCTTGAGGTGATGAATAGAAGGCCTTTAGTTGTTATAGACGGCGCTCATAATATAGATGGTATTAAAAACCTTACAGAAAGCATTGATATGTATTTTAATTACAATAAGATTATATTAATTCTAGGAATTCTTGCAGATAAACAAGTGGAAGAGATGATACAAACTATAGTTCCAAAGGTATACAGAGTTATTACTGTTACTCCTCACAGCGAGCGCGCAGAGCTTTCGGAAGAATTGAAATTTCAAGTAGAAAAATATACATCAAAATGTGAGTCAATTGAAGACTACGAGTTGGCTTATAAAAAAGCATTGAGCTACTGCGAAGATGATGATTTACTATTAGTGTCAGGATCTCTATACATGGTGGGAGATATGAGAAAAATAATACGAAATGTCCATATACAATAA
- a CDS encoding single-stranded DNA-binding protein, with product MDNVMLNNKIYLEGKVVSELKFSHEMYGEGFYVFDFEVWRLSETTDILTITISERLIAGIDIKIGNEFIVEGQLRSYNKFVNGSNRLILTVFARDIKICEERSKNPNQIFLDGYICKNPVYRTTPFGREIADMLLAVNRLYNKSDYIPTIAWGRNSRFCKSLEVGDNIRIWGRLQSREYQKKLSDDEVIKKVAYEVSISKMEKVNKDGESIVESNNIVEEEQSFEVLDVI from the coding sequence ATGGATAATGTTATGTTAAACAATAAGATTTATTTAGAAGGAAAAGTAGTATCTGAACTAAAATTTAGTCATGAAATGTATGGTGAGGGGTTTTACGTATTTGATTTTGAGGTATGGAGACTTAGCGAAACAACTGATATCTTAACAATAACAATTTCTGAAAGACTAATAGCAGGAATTGATATTAAGATAGGGAATGAATTCATAGTTGAAGGTCAACTTAGGTCCTATAATAAATTTGTTAATGGATCTAATAGGTTAATATTAACAGTATTTGCTAGAGATATTAAAATATGTGAAGAACGTAGTAAAAATCCAAATCAAATATTCTTAGATGGTTATATCTGCAAAAATCCAGTATATAGAACTACTCCTTTTGGAAGAGAAATTGCTGACATGCTTTTAGCAGTCAACAGACTGTATAATAAATCCGATTACATTCCTACGATTGCTTGGGGAAGAAATTCTAGATTCTGTAAAAGTCTTGAAGTAGGAGATAATATAAGAATTTGGGGAAGACTTCAAAGTAGAGAATATCAAAAGAAATTATCAGATGATGAAGTTATAAAAAAAGTAGCATACGAGGTATCTATATCTAAAATGGAGAAAGTTAACAAAGATGGTGAAAGCATAGTAGAATCAAATAATATAGTAGAAGAAGAGCAGAGCTTTGAAGTTCTGGACGTTATATAG
- the dapD gene encoding 2,3,4,5-tetrahydropyridine-2,6-dicarboxylate N-acetyltransferase — MNYDLTDPYEIARYIKEAKKATPIKLYVDGDLSQCEFGNIENFGSGDFYMLFGESEEVSEFLIKYKNKIKKFKLEQDRRNSAIPLIDLKNIDARIEPGAIIRDKVTIGKNAVIMMGAVINIGAEIGDETMVDMNAVVGARGKLGKRVHLGAGAVVAGVLEPPSKSPCEIGDNVLIGANSVILEGVKIGKNSIVAAGSVVVNDVPENVVVAGTPAKIIKNVDSKTKDKTKLLDDLRK; from the coding sequence ATGAATTATGATTTAACAGACCCTTATGAAATTGCAAGATACATAAAAGAAGCTAAGAAGGCTACCCCAATTAAACTTTATGTTGATGGGGATTTATCACAATGTGAGTTTGGAAATATAGAAAACTTTGGTAGTGGAGATTTCTATATGCTTTTTGGAGAAAGTGAAGAGGTATCAGAATTTCTAATAAAGTATAAAAACAAAATTAAAAAATTCAAACTAGAACAAGACAGACGAAACTCTGCCATTCCTTTAATAGACCTTAAAAATATAGATGCAAGAATTGAACCAGGTGCAATTATACGTGATAAGGTTACTATAGGTAAAAATGCTGTTATTATGATGGGCGCTGTAATTAATATAGGTGCTGAAATTGGTGATGAAACTATGGTAGATATGAATGCTGTGGTTGGTGCACGTGGAAAACTAGGTAAAAGAGTTCATTTAGGAGCAGGCGCTGTAGTCGCAGGAGTCCTTGAGCCACCAAGCAAAAGTCCTTGTGAAATTGGAGACAATGTTTTAATTGGAGCAAATTCCGTAATACTCGAAGGAGTAAAAATCGGTAAAAACTCTATAGTTGCAGCTGGATCCGTAGTTGTAAATGATGTCCCTGAAAATGTTGTAGTTGCTGGAACTCCAGCAAAAATAATAAAAAATGTAGACAGTAAAACTAAAGACAAAACTAAATTACTTGATGATTTAAGAAAGTAA
- the dapA gene encoding 4-hydroxy-tetrahydrodipicolinate synthase, with amino-acid sequence MSIFKGSGVALITPFNERGVDFKKLEELIEWQITSKTDAIVVCGTTGEASTMTEQEKKETIKFVVDLVNKRIPVIAGTGSNSTADAISMSRWAEKIGVDGLLVITPYYNKTTQKGLIEHFKAIANSVTSPIVIYNVPSRTGMNINPTTLLELCVIPNIVAIKEASGNIGQIAQIKSLCRDNLDVYSGNDDQVIPILSLGAMGVISVLANIIPTDMHNMCELYFNGEHEKALEIQLGYLPLNNAVFIETNPIPVKTAMNLMGMGVGPLRLPLCEMYENNLEFLKKELKEYNIPLKEEN; translated from the coding sequence ATGAGTATTTTTAAAGGTTCTGGCGTTGCACTAATCACTCCATTTAACGAAAGAGGAGTGGATTTTAAGAAACTTGAAGAATTAATAGAATGGCAAATTACCAGCAAGACAGATGCTATTGTAGTATGTGGTACTACTGGTGAAGCTTCTACAATGACTGAACAAGAAAAAAAAGAAACTATAAAATTTGTAGTTGATTTAGTTAATAAGAGGATCCCAGTAATTGCGGGTACAGGTAGTAATAGCACTGCCGATGCAATAAGTATGAGTAGATGGGCGGAGAAAATAGGAGTAGATGGATTACTTGTAATTACACCTTACTACAATAAAACTACTCAAAAGGGCTTAATTGAACATTTCAAAGCAATTGCAAATAGTGTAACTTCACCAATCGTTATCTATAATGTCCCTTCAAGAACAGGCATGAATATTAATCCAACCACACTTTTAGAATTATGCGTAATACCAAATATTGTAGCAATTAAAGAAGCAAGTGGAAATATAGGTCAGATAGCTCAAATTAAATCACTATGCAGAGATAACTTAGATGTATATTCAGGTAATGATGACCAAGTTATACCTATATTATCATTAGGTGCTATGGGAGTTATCTCTGTTCTCGCAAATATAATTCCTACAGACATGCATAATATGTGCGAATTATATTTTAATGGTGAACATGAAAAAGCTTTAGAAATTCAACTTGGGTACCTTCCTCTTAACAACGCAGTATTTATAGAAACTAACCCCATCCCTGTGAAAACGGCTATGAATCTTATGGGAATGGGTGTTGGCCCTTTAAGACTACCTTTATGTGAAATGTACGAAAATAATTTAGAATTTCTAAAAAAAGAATTAAAAGAATATAATATCCCTTTAAAGGAGGAAAACTAA
- the dapB gene encoding 4-hydroxy-tetrahydrodipicolinate reductase translates to MIKMLLNGCNGKMGKVISEMAKDSATISIVAGVDRDSSNLDYPCYDSILKCEVDVDVILDFSRPDALDSLCTYSKEKNIPIVFCTTGFSPEQLLRIDSLSKEIPVFHSANMSIGINIVNNLLKNISKMLYKDFDIEIIEKHHNQKVDAPSGTALLLANTIKDSINDDMFFVKGRDGSSKRQPKEIGIHAIRGGNIIGDHEVIFAGKGECIEIKHTAISRDVFAIGSLKACEFIYGKNKGLYNMDDVVNMSL, encoded by the coding sequence ATGATTAAAATGCTTCTAAATGGTTGCAATGGAAAAATGGGCAAAGTTATTTCTGAAATGGCTAAAGATTCTGCTACAATATCAATTGTTGCTGGTGTTGATAGAGATTCATCTAATTTAGACTACCCATGTTATGACAGTATACTAAAATGTGAAGTTGATGTAGATGTAATTCTAGATTTTTCAAGACCGGATGCTTTAGATAGTTTGTGCACGTATTCTAAAGAAAAAAATATTCCTATTGTATTTTGTACTACTGGGTTCTCTCCAGAGCAATTATTAAGGATTGATTCTCTAAGTAAAGAAATCCCAGTATTTCATTCTGCAAACATGTCTATAGGAATAAATATTGTTAATAATTTACTCAAAAATATTAGCAAAATGCTTTATAAAGATTTTGATATTGAAATAATAGAAAAACACCATAACCAAAAAGTTGATGCACCAAGTGGTACTGCTCTACTTCTTGCAAATACTATTAAGGATTCTATAAATGATGACATGTTCTTCGTTAAAGGAAGAGATGGATCAAGCAAAAGACAACCTAAAGAAATAGGCATTCATGCTATTCGTGGTGGAAACATTATAGGTGATCATGAAGTTATATTTGCGGGGAAAGGCGAGTGTATTGAAATCAAGCATACTGCCATATCAAGAGATGTTTTCGCTATAGGTTCACTTAAAGCATGTGAATTTATATATGGTAAAAACAAAGGTCTATACAATATGGACGATGTAGTTAATATGTCCCTATAG
- a CDS encoding TIGR03905 family TSCPD domain-containing protein, whose translation MYSYKPKGVCSRNIDFEIVDNKITEIGFTGGCAGNLLGISTLVKGMDVQEAIKKLKGIKCGDKSTSCPDQLAVALEEFVANA comes from the coding sequence ATGTATAGTTATAAGCCAAAAGGCGTTTGTTCAAGAAATATAGATTTTGAAATAGTTGATAATAAAATAACTGAAATTGGTTTTACAGGAGGATGTGCAGGTAATTTACTTGGAATTTCAACCCTAGTAAAAGGGATGGATGTTCAGGAAGCTATAAAAAAACTTAAAGGTATTAAATGTGGAGACAAAAGCACTTCTTGTCCTGACCAATTAGCAGTAGCGCTTGAAGAATTCGTTGCAAATGCTTAA
- a CDS encoding YncE family protein produces MRNLYVCSTSSDCISKVNLDLFIEEEKIYLDKQNLKRIGPHGIYVYENKILTANSYDNSISIVNTYNYEIESYFIGMHCNDLSVYDNKAYVICGDSDDIIVFDLEKKNIVEAIPCGNSPHSIYICKKKELIIVANMNSDSITLIDCAQNGNIKEIRVGAYPTKAVITPDGNYILVCESNIGMDNKGCINIISLKNCNVLNKIPVGNSPVDMYFNGEFCYVSNFGDGTVSILDINKYKEIKRIEVGGMPRGILEDEKYLYVGDNYNNLLFRIDKITENKKAISIGTEPTGMTLL; encoded by the coding sequence TTGAGGAACTTGTATGTATGTAGTACTTCATCGGATTGCATATCAAAGGTTAACCTAGATTTGTTTATAGAAGAAGAAAAAATATATTTGGATAAACAAAATCTCAAAAGAATTGGTCCTCATGGTATATATGTTTATGAAAATAAGATATTAACAGCTAATAGTTATGATAATAGTATTTCTATTGTTAATACTTATAATTATGAAATAGAGAGTTATTTTATAGGCATGCACTGTAATGATTTATCCGTTTATGATAACAAGGCTTATGTTATCTGTGGAGACTCTGATGATATAATAGTTTTTGATTTAGAGAAAAAAAACATTGTAGAGGCAATTCCTTGTGGTAATTCACCCCATAGTATTTATATTTGTAAAAAAAAGGAGCTTATTATAGTAGCCAATATGAATAGTGACAGCATAACATTAATAGATTGTGCTCAGAATGGAAATATTAAAGAAATTAGGGTAGGAGCATATCCTACTAAAGCGGTAATTACTCCAGATGGAAATTATATTTTAGTTTGTGAGAGTAATATAGGTATGGATAATAAAGGTTGTATTAATATTATTTCATTAAAAAATTGTAATGTATTAAATAAAATACCTGTTGGGAATTCACCTGTGGACATGTATTTCAATGGGGAATTTTGTTACGTATCAAATTTTGGAGATGGTACTGTGAGTATATTAGATATAAATAAATACAAAGAGATAAAAAGAATTGAAGTTGGAGGGATGCCTAGAGGAATACTAGAGGATGAAAAATATTTGTATGTAGGGGATAATTATAATAATTTGCTTTTTAGAATTGATAAAATAACAGAAAATAAAAAAGCCATTTCTATTGGCACAGAGCCTACAGGAATGACGCTTCTATAA
- a CDS encoding pyridoxal phosphate-dependent aminotransferase, whose amino-acid sequence MNNLFSNNVNNVEISGIRKFSNKVTKVKGAISLTLGQPDFPVPKNIKNAMIKAIDDNKTGYTTNAGIPELRGAISDFLKEMDINYLADEITVTVGGSEALLCIFAAFLNAGDKVLVPTPAYPAYESCVKIFGGEVINYNLNENFTINFDAITKLIDEEKPKLLVMSHPSNPTGAILSRFERDKLVEILREKDIYIISDEMYSSLCYEEYYSLAQIDELRNKVILVGGFSKMFSMTGLRVGYVCASKYIMDNIMKVHQYNVSCATSISQWGAYEGLLSCKHDVENMKLEFEKRKEYVYKRLKQMGMAITLPRGAFYIFPSITRFCMSSEEFCNRLLYEGKVAVVPGSAFGIGGEGFIRISYSYSLEVLKEALDRMEKWIATLSQ is encoded by the coding sequence ATGAATAATTTGTTTTCAAACAATGTAAATAACGTAGAAATTTCTGGAATTAGAAAGTTTTCTAATAAGGTTACAAAAGTAAAGGGGGCAATTTCACTTACACTTGGGCAACCTGATTTTCCAGTACCTAAAAATATTAAAAATGCCATGATTAAAGCTATAGATGATAATAAAACAGGATACACAACTAATGCTGGTATTCCAGAACTTCGAGGTGCAATTTCTGATTTTTTGAAAGAAATGGATATTAACTATTTAGCTGATGAGATAACGGTAACTGTGGGTGGAAGTGAAGCGCTTCTATGTATATTTGCGGCGTTTTTAAATGCTGGCGATAAGGTTTTAGTGCCTACACCAGCTTACCCGGCCTATGAGAGTTGTGTTAAGATTTTTGGTGGAGAAGTAATTAATTATAATCTTAATGAAAATTTTACCATTAACTTTGATGCGATAACTAAACTTATTGATGAGGAGAAGCCTAAGCTTTTAGTTATGTCTCATCCATCGAACCCGACTGGAGCAATATTATCACGATTCGAGCGAGATAAACTTGTTGAAATTTTAAGAGAAAAAGATATTTACATAATAAGTGACGAAATGTATAGTTCATTATGTTATGAAGAATACTATTCTTTAGCTCAAATTGATGAATTAAGAAATAAGGTAATTTTAGTAGGTGGATTTTCTAAGATGTTTTCAATGACTGGGCTTCGCGTAGGCTATGTTTGTGCAAGTAAATATATTATGGATAATATAATGAAAGTACACCAGTATAATGTTTCATGTGCCACCTCAATATCTCAATGGGGCGCATATGAAGGATTACTTTCTTGCAAACATGATGTAGAAAATATGAAATTAGAGTTTGAAAAACGAAAAGAATATGTATATAAAAGATTAAAGCAAATGGGAATGGCTATAACGCTTCCTAGAGGTGCCTTTTATATATTTCCATCTATAACTAGATTTTGTATGAGCAGTGAAGAATTTTGCAATAGATTGTTATATGAAGGGAAGGTTGCTGTTGTGCCTGGTTCAGCTTTTGGCATAGGAGGAGAGGGTTTTATAAGGATCTCATATTCTTATAGTTTAGAGGTGTTAAAAGAGGCTTTAGATAGAATGGAAAAATGGATCGCAACTTTATCACAGTGA
- a CDS encoding DUF4364 family protein, producing MFEDALELAENKLLLLYIFYKIKLPISNIQITQIILENNFINYFTLQQYITELIASNLIKHTEQKGKHRLVISQKGDNVLSLFKERISEKKIELIDNYLKAHIENIKKELTVSADYTIENNNNYLVNLIASEDSFTLIDIKLSVTSNKQAQNLCTKWRKEPSKLYAKIINLLIDD from the coding sequence ATGTTTGAAGATGCTTTAGAATTAGCTGAAAATAAGCTTCTTTTACTTTATATATTTTATAAAATAAAGCTCCCTATTTCCAATATCCAAATAACACAAATTATTTTAGAAAATAATTTTATAAATTATTTTACTCTGCAACAATATATTACAGAACTTATTGCGTCTAACCTGATTAAGCATACTGAGCAAAAGGGTAAACATAGATTGGTCATTTCACAAAAGGGTGATAATGTCCTATCCTTATTTAAAGAAAGAATTTCTGAAAAGAAGATTGAGCTTATCGATAATTATTTAAAAGCTCATATTGAAAACATCAAGAAAGAACTAACAGTTAGTGCTGATTATACAATAGAAAACAATAACAACTATTTAGTTAACCTAATTGCTTCTGAAGATAGTTTTACACTTATAGATATTAAACTTAGTGTAACCTCAAACAAACAAGCGCAAAATCTATGCACCAAATGGAGAAAAGAACCCTCTAAACTTTATGCTAAAATAATAAACCTTCTTATAGATGACTAA
- the pdaB gene encoding polysaccharide deacetylase family sporulation protein PdaB yields MSYIKKNLIIFCMIFIGVSTVIGIYNFKTNGAFAGAQRKLPIYNVDTKEKKIAISFDASWGDDKTDEILKILDKYNAKATFFVVGAWVDQYPGKLKIMYEKGHEIGNHSNKHPMMTTISKEEMIKEIDTTDAKIMDITGKGTTLFRCPSGEYNNLVVETVEATNHYCIQWDVDSIDWKEQGAEIEYNRIIKNAKSGSILLFHNNAKYTPQNLAKILQYLKDKGYTFVKVSDLIYKKNYYIDAAGKQIQK; encoded by the coding sequence ATGAGTTACATAAAAAAAAATTTAATAATATTCTGTATGATTTTTATCGGAGTTTCTACGGTTATAGGAATTTATAATTTTAAAACTAATGGTGCATTTGCAGGAGCACAGCGTAAATTACCAATTTACAACGTAGATACTAAGGAGAAAAAAATTGCAATTTCATTTGATGCAAGTTGGGGTGATGACAAAACAGATGAGATATTAAAGATATTAGATAAGTACAATGCTAAAGCAACATTTTTTGTAGTGGGGGCATGGGTAGACCAGTATCCAGGTAAGTTAAAGATAATGTATGAGAAAGGGCATGAAATAGGAAATCATTCAAATAAGCATCCTATGATGACTACAATATCCAAAGAAGAAATGATTAAGGAAATAGATACGACGGATGCCAAAATAATGGATATAACAGGAAAGGGAACAACACTTTTTAGGTGCCCATCAGGGGAATATAATAACTTAGTCGTTGAAACTGTAGAAGCTACGAATCATTATTGTATTCAATGGGACGTAGACAGTATTGATTGGAAAGAACAAGGCGCAGAAATTGAGTATAATAGAATAATAAAAAATGCTAAGTCAGGTTCTATACTTTTATTTCACAATAATGCAAAATATACACCTCAAAACTTAGCTAAAATTTTACAATATTTAAAGGATAAAGGATATACATTTGTGAAGGTATCGGACCTTATATACAAAAAAAATTATTATATAGATGCAGCGGGAAAACAAATACAAAAATAA